A single region of the Streptomyces sp. AM 4-1-1 genome encodes:
- a CDS encoding FAD-dependent monooxygenase: protein MATPLRVLVHGGGIGGLTLAVALARRGHTVEVAELRDELDALGVGIIQPSNALHVMREIGLLDDCLKAGFEWEVLTIADPTGATIAEIPQPRMGDAPSNNGIPRPALAKVLGAAATAAGVTIRFGSTISELTDDGSGVDVTLSDGSTGRWDLVVGFDGIGSPLRGRLYGDRFAPEYTGFANWRVTVPRQPRVQGVVMSTAGPTAKALLTPITRDLMYLGAVFAEREDFRPDPERAHEQLTERLSAFSGPVAEALGAIPGPEAVVYSRISQVTVEEPWHVGRVVLAGDAAHASTPHIAQGAAMAVEDALVLAESLDSEDQVPAALAAWEARRRPRAMWVQRMSRAVLKQETGTPTTPEEDELLKIGIPGSAHVLVKAY, encoded by the coding sequence ATGGCAACACCCCTGCGCGTCCTCGTACACGGCGGTGGCATCGGCGGACTCACCCTCGCCGTCGCCCTGGCCCGGCGCGGCCACACCGTCGAGGTCGCCGAGCTCCGCGACGAGCTGGACGCCCTCGGCGTCGGCATCATCCAGCCGTCCAACGCCCTGCACGTGATGCGGGAGATCGGCCTGCTCGACGACTGCCTCAAGGCGGGCTTCGAGTGGGAGGTCCTGACGATCGCCGACCCGACGGGCGCCACGATCGCCGAGATCCCGCAGCCCCGGATGGGCGACGCCCCCTCCAACAACGGCATCCCGCGCCCCGCGCTCGCCAAGGTGCTCGGCGCCGCCGCCACGGCGGCCGGGGTGACGATCCGGTTCGGCTCCACCATCAGCGAGCTGACCGACGACGGCTCCGGCGTGGACGTGACGCTCTCCGACGGCTCCACCGGCCGCTGGGACCTGGTGGTCGGCTTCGACGGCATCGGTTCGCCGCTGCGCGGCCGGCTGTACGGGGACCGGTTCGCCCCCGAGTACACGGGCTTCGCCAACTGGCGGGTGACCGTACCGCGTCAGCCCCGCGTCCAGGGCGTGGTGATGAGCACCGCGGGCCCGACCGCGAAGGCACTGCTCACCCCGATCACGCGGGACCTGATGTACCTGGGCGCCGTGTTCGCGGAGCGCGAGGACTTCCGGCCCGACCCGGAGCGCGCCCACGAACAGCTCACCGAGCGCCTCTCCGCGTTCTCCGGACCGGTCGCCGAGGCCCTGGGCGCCATCCCGGGACCGGAGGCCGTGGTGTACTCGCGGATCTCCCAGGTGACGGTCGAGGAGCCGTGGCACGTCGGCCGGGTCGTACTGGCCGGTGACGCCGCGCACGCCAGCACCCCGCACATCGCGCAGGGCGCGGCCATGGCGGTCGAGGACGCGCTGGTGCTCGCCGAGTCGCTGGACTCCGAGGACCAGGTGCCCGCCGCGCTGGCCGCCTGGGAGGCCCGCCGCCGCCCGCGGGCGATGTGGGTGCAGCGGATGTCGCGCGCCGTGCTCAAGCAGGAGACCGGTACGCCCACCACGCCCGAGGAGGACGAGCTGCTGAAGATCGGCATCCCGGGCTCGGCCCACGTGCTGGTCAAGGCGTACTGA
- a CDS encoding ATP/GTP-binding protein, translated as MTSSQAAPAAVKILIAGGFGVGKTTLVGAVSEVAPLRTEEYLTKASIGVDDLAGVGQKDTTTVALDFGRISVSSELVVYLFGTPGQERFWFMWNDLVNGALGGVVIADTRRLDTSFASIDFFESRDIPFVVAINCFHGHNTRSTDEIRAALDLDPHVPLLIGDVRDRPFGRDVLLALVDHLMSLPVAAG; from the coding sequence ATGACAAGCAGTCAGGCGGCGCCTGCCGCCGTCAAGATCCTCATCGCCGGAGGTTTCGGCGTGGGAAAGACCACCCTGGTGGGAGCCGTCAGCGAGGTCGCGCCCCTGCGCACCGAGGAGTACCTGACCAAGGCCAGCATCGGCGTGGACGATCTGGCCGGCGTGGGCCAGAAGGACACCACCACCGTCGCACTCGACTTCGGGCGCATCTCGGTCAGCAGTGAGCTGGTGGTCTACCTCTTCGGCACCCCCGGCCAGGAACGCTTCTGGTTCATGTGGAACGACCTGGTCAACGGGGCGCTGGGGGGTGTGGTGATCGCCGACACCCGCCGACTGGACACGAGTTTCGCCTCGATCGACTTCTTCGAGAGCCGGGACATCCCCTTCGTGGTCGCGATCAACTGCTTCCACGGCCACAACACCCGCTCCACCGACGAGATCAGGGCCGCCCTCGATCTCGATCCGCACGTCCCGCTGCTGATCGGCGACGTCCGCGACCGGCCGTTCGGCCGTGACGTACTGCTCGCCCTGGTGGACCACCTGATGAGCCTGCCGGTGGCGGCCGGCTGA
- a CDS encoding DUF742 domain-containing protein — MVRPYTITRGRTAPERDDFSLITVLTTTQDPRDEHGMPLLAGRLQPEHRHILERCRRPAAVAEVSADLDLPVSVTKILLADLVSQGLLLARAPLSVARASGGADMGLLTAVRDGLRRL, encoded by the coding sequence ATGGTCCGCCCGTACACCATCACCCGGGGCCGGACCGCTCCCGAGCGGGACGACTTCTCCCTCATCACCGTGCTGACGACCACACAGGACCCCAGGGACGAACACGGCATGCCGCTCCTGGCCGGCCGGCTCCAGCCGGAGCACCGGCACATCCTGGAACGCTGCCGCCGCCCGGCCGCCGTGGCCGAGGTCTCGGCCGACCTCGACCTGCCGGTCTCGGTGACCAAGATCCTGCTGGCGGATCTGGTCTCCCAGGGACTGCTGCTGGCCCGTGCCCCGCTGTCGGTGGCACGGGCATCGGGCGGGGCCGACATGGGCCTGCTGACCGCCGTTCGTGACGGACTCCGGAGACTCTGA
- a CDS encoding roadblock/LC7 domain-containing protein → MTRTTATHQDLDWLLDGLVDSVAETLNAVLLSDDGLVVSHSRSVDRSNAERLAAICTGQQSLARGVGQLFNGGGVHQVIVELADLWLFIISAGQGTHLAVVASQEVDAEVMSLAMHNLVQQVGQKLSTPVRGEFDAFGTGDGPRA, encoded by the coding sequence ATGACACGCACAACCGCCACCCACCAGGATCTCGACTGGCTGCTCGACGGTCTGGTGGACTCGGTGGCCGAGACCCTGAACGCCGTCCTGCTGTCCGACGACGGTCTGGTGGTGAGCCATTCGCGGTCCGTCGACCGGTCCAACGCCGAGCGGCTGGCCGCCATCTGCACCGGGCAGCAGTCCCTCGCCCGTGGTGTCGGTCAGTTGTTCAACGGCGGTGGCGTCCACCAGGTGATCGTCGAGCTGGCCGATCTCTGGCTGTTCATCATCTCGGCGGGACAGGGCACCCACCTGGCCGTGGTCGCCTCCCAGGAGGTGGACGCCGAGGTCATGTCGCTGGCCATGCACAACCTCGTCCAGCAGGTCGGCCAGAAGCTGAGCACCCCGGTGCGTGGCGAATTCGACGCCTTCGGTACCGGGGACGGGCCGCGGGCGTGA
- a CDS encoding nitrate- and nitrite sensing domain-containing protein: MSLRTALLVLAIVPGVALAALWAVTSGQTLLDFQRQAAQGQLAQQAGQPSNIVYYNLQEERRLSADALARPGGTTEELDKQRALTDEAIKTFQSLSGVTADDAPSEVKDAVSQARDAINQLPAQRTLVDEGDNKQQQAVYRYYTDLIAVDLKLFTALSHVDNGKVTTLSQPLVDLFWTKEMISRTDALMARGWSKGELSTDDLQEIRQAVSGQSFQYSTKVVPYLPSDEKAMWEEIVNGPAWKAKTKAEEKVLRPVEPDSSGFVPVGVKQETWRTAMDQLTPQLVKLLEHRTDLVVENGKGSVISLLLKMVLTTVVGLVAVIAVILTTWRLTRNLRRRIRRLQERAEELEKTLPDVVERLGQGERIDVAAEARAIESDKRGGKADELTQLGDALNLARTSALQAAVKQADQHRGFERLLQRIARRTQQLIGQQLKKLDELERKHEDPEVLDGLFDLDHLTARLRRYEENLVILSGGSPHRKWRKPVPLLDVMRSAQGEVQDYRRVVLDLDGAPWLSERAVGPVSHVLAELIENALTFSRPPSPVEVRAAKVSRGLAIEVEDRGLGMEEDQLAEANELMSRPPRMDVLAHSEDIRLGLYVIARLADQYGLRVEFRQSAFGGTRVVVLVPDELTVPEPHGRPVAVPAMAAADTSSAGGPSRSGPRSGKASGGSAPSEPGELPTRVQGQALADVTTLIQPDRSSQQQSSSQRSTATYTAPDQPYQESDRSYQEPDQAYREPDRPYQQQEPDQRYPASDDGPYPAAGDAYSRSEDTYADSGASYHGRQEDPYATSETPYATADGPYADQEQPYMTAEGQYPVPERPYLTSQGQYPGSEETFPGSDSPYTSSEPYNEPYTGSYPVAADDDRPSYGPPASFGSAPRYEEPAHAHAPQPSLEVAGHPGRAELESAADRSTVPGSGGEPPLPRRVRQASLADELRLDPAATRSAAPRPPSWEENPLLRPAPRRAGAAIGAFQRRSRAARASEEPTAPSDPPASPLPTREERS, encoded by the coding sequence ATGTCGCTGCGGACAGCCCTGCTCGTACTGGCCATCGTCCCCGGTGTCGCACTGGCAGCCCTCTGGGCAGTCACCAGTGGTCAGACTCTGCTCGACTTCCAACGCCAGGCAGCCCAGGGACAGTTGGCCCAGCAAGCCGGCCAACCGTCCAACATCGTGTATTACAACCTGCAGGAGGAGCGCCGCCTCAGCGCGGACGCTCTCGCCCGCCCCGGAGGCACCACCGAAGAGCTGGACAAGCAGCGCGCGCTCACGGACGAGGCGATCAAGACCTTCCAGTCGCTCTCCGGCGTCACCGCGGACGACGCCCCGTCGGAGGTGAAGGACGCGGTCAGTCAGGCCCGCGACGCGATCAACCAACTCCCCGCGCAGCGCACCCTGGTGGACGAGGGTGACAACAAGCAGCAGCAAGCGGTGTACCGCTACTACACCGACCTGATCGCCGTCGACCTCAAGCTGTTCACGGCGCTCAGCCACGTCGACAACGGCAAGGTGACGACCCTCTCCCAGCCGCTCGTCGACCTGTTCTGGACCAAGGAGATGATCTCCCGCACGGACGCGCTCATGGCCCGTGGCTGGTCCAAGGGCGAGCTGAGCACCGACGACCTCCAGGAGATCCGGCAGGCCGTCTCGGGGCAGTCGTTCCAGTACTCCACGAAGGTCGTCCCCTACCTCCCTTCCGACGAGAAGGCGATGTGGGAGGAGATCGTCAACGGTCCGGCGTGGAAGGCGAAGACGAAGGCGGAGGAGAAGGTCCTGCGCCCGGTCGAGCCCGACTCGTCGGGCTTCGTCCCGGTCGGCGTGAAGCAGGAGACCTGGCGCACGGCGATGGACCAGCTCACCCCCCAGCTCGTGAAGCTGCTGGAGCACCGCACCGACCTGGTCGTGGAGAACGGCAAGGGAAGCGTCATCTCCCTGCTGCTCAAGATGGTGCTGACCACCGTGGTCGGCCTGGTCGCGGTCATCGCCGTCATCCTGACGACCTGGCGCCTCACCCGTAACCTCCGCCGGCGCATCCGCCGTCTCCAGGAGCGGGCCGAGGAGCTGGAGAAGACCCTCCCCGACGTCGTCGAACGGCTCGGCCAGGGCGAACGGATCGACGTCGCGGCCGAGGCCCGCGCGATCGAGAGCGACAAGCGGGGCGGCAAGGCCGACGAGCTGACCCAGCTCGGCGACGCGCTGAACCTGGCGCGCACCAGCGCCCTCCAGGCCGCGGTCAAGCAGGCCGACCAGCACCGCGGCTTCGAACGGCTGCTCCAGCGCATCGCGCGCCGCACCCAGCAGCTGATCGGTCAGCAGCTGAAGAAGCTGGACGAGCTGGAGCGCAAGCACGAGGACCCCGAGGTCCTCGACGGCCTCTTCGACCTGGACCACCTCACCGCCCGTCTGCGGCGGTACGAGGAGAACCTGGTGATCCTGTCCGGTGGCTCACCGCACCGGAAGTGGCGCAAGCCGGTCCCGCTGCTCGACGTGATGCGCTCCGCCCAGGGCGAGGTGCAGGACTACCGCCGGGTGGTGCTCGACCTGGACGGCGCCCCCTGGCTGTCGGAACGGGCCGTCGGTCCCGTCTCCCACGTGCTCGCCGAGCTGATCGAGAACGCGCTCACGTTCTCCAGGCCGCCGAGCCCGGTCGAGGTGCGGGCCGCCAAGGTGAGCCGCGGTCTGGCCATCGAGGTCGAGGACCGCGGGCTCGGGATGGAGGAGGACCAGCTGGCCGAGGCCAACGAGCTGATGAGCCGCCCGCCCCGGATGGACGTGCTCGCGCACTCCGAGGACATCCGTCTCGGTCTGTACGTGATCGCCCGCCTCGCGGACCAGTACGGTCTGCGCGTCGAGTTCCGGCAGTCGGCCTTCGGCGGCACCAGGGTCGTCGTGCTCGTCCCCGACGAGCTGACTGTTCCCGAACCGCACGGGCGCCCGGTGGCCGTCCCGGCGATGGCCGCGGCGGACACGTCGTCGGCCGGTGGGCCGTCGCGCTCCGGGCCCAGGTCCGGCAAGGCGTCCGGCGGCTCCGCGCCCTCGGAGCCGGGCGAGCTGCCCACCCGCGTCCAGGGACAGGCGCTGGCCGACGTCACCACGCTGATCCAGCCCGACCGTTCGTCCCAGCAGCAGTCCTCGTCGCAGCGGTCCACGGCGACGTACACCGCGCCGGACCAGCCGTACCAGGAGTCCGACCGGTCGTACCAGGAACCGGACCAGGCATACCGGGAGCCGGACCGGCCGTACCAGCAGCAGGAGCCGGACCAGCGCTACCCCGCCTCCGACGACGGCCCGTACCCGGCGGCCGGGGACGCGTACAGCCGTTCCGAGGACACGTACGCCGACTCCGGGGCCTCGTACCACGGCCGGCAGGAGGACCCGTACGCCACCTCCGAGACCCCGTACGCGACCGCCGACGGTCCGTACGCCGACCAGGAGCAGCCGTACATGACAGCTGAGGGCCAGTACCCGGTACCGGAGCGGCCGTACCTGACGTCCCAGGGCCAGTACCCCGGGTCCGAGGAGACGTTCCCCGGCTCCGACAGTCCGTACACGTCGTCGGAGCCGTACAACGAGCCGTACACCGGGTCCTATCCGGTGGCGGCCGACGACGACCGGCCGTCCTACGGGCCTCCGGCCTCGTTCGGTTCCGCGCCGCGCTACGAGGAGCCCGCCCACGCGCACGCCCCGCAGCCGTCGCTGGAGGTGGCCGGACACCCGGGCCGGGCCGAACTGGAGAGCGCGGCGGACCGGTCCACGGTCCCCGGGTCCGGCGGGGAGCCCCCGCTCCCGCGCCGGGTCAGGCAGGCCAGCCTCGCGGACGAGCTCCGGCTCGACCCGGCCGCCACCCGGTCGGCCGCGCCCAGGCCGCCCAGCTGGGAGGAGAACCCGCTGCTGCGACCGGCCCCCCGCCGGGCCGGAGCCGCGATCGGGGCCTTCCAGCGCAGGTCCCGCGCCGCACGGGCGTCCGAGGAGCCGACCGCGCCGTCCGACCCGCCCGCATCCCCCCTCCCTACGAGAGAAGAACGGTCATGA
- a CDS encoding Na+/H+ antiporter subunit A has product MTALVLCHFVLAAFAGPLVRRLGRRAFVVLALPPAATTVWAVTQWGSAASGSALTWSWRWMPAYGVSVDLRLDALAELMVLLAAGVGTLVMLYCASYFTDGTPQLARFAGNLLAFAGAMLALVLADDLILLYVFWELTTVFSYLLIGHGSEQKQNRRSALQALVVTTLGGLAMLVGFLIIGQAAGTYRVSAIVSDPPEATAAVSVALVLVLCGALSKSAIWPFSLWLPNAMAAPTPVSAYLHAAAMVKAGVYLLARLGPGFADVPVWRPVVLVLGAATMLLGGWRALRLNDLKLVLAYGTVSQLGFITVLAGAGNRDAALAAAVMILGHALFKAPLFLVTGIVDHATGTRDLRRLSGVGRALPWVCAVAVTAAASMAALPPLLGFVAKEAAFEALLHGDLADRWTLAATVVGSALTVAYTARFVWGAFARKPGVENTPTHCVGPAFLAPPALLAVCGLALGPGVGLTDRLLSTYADSFPASEHPYHLALWHGLGPALLLSALAWAGGAVLFAGRATVIRLSRRIAWPTADRVFGHLLLGLERVALQITGFVQRGSLSVYLATSLLVMLGGQLAVLGNDRPWHGAAAPRLWDAPLQGAVAALTCAAALCCLTVSRRMKAVVLAGLTGYGAALLFVVQGAPDLALTQFCVETVSMIVFVLVLRRMPVHFQESVSTWRRATRVPVALAAATTLGVVVWVSAAARTADPAGAAMVDEVRHHGLKDVVATILVDLRAWDTMGESAVLAAAAIGVTSLIYLHRRSDGTTLREQPGGRTAWSLTAPGASGGPQGDEGAPERSWLAAGSTLAPEHRSVVFEVVARLIFHPILVLSLYLLFCAENLPGGGFVAGLVAGVALITRYLAGGRFELAEAAPLQPGLFTGLGLTVSTGVALLGLVDGTVLHAWTFHGHLPVIGDYHLGTPVIFDFGVYLLVLGVVLDIVRALGAKVDRQIERAAAELASAPGGGRS; this is encoded by the coding sequence ATGACCGCGCTCGTCCTCTGCCACTTCGTCCTCGCCGCCTTCGCGGGCCCGCTCGTCCGGCGGCTCGGCAGGCGTGCCTTCGTCGTGCTCGCGCTGCCACCGGCCGCCACCACCGTCTGGGCGGTCACCCAGTGGGGCAGCGCGGCGTCCGGCTCGGCCCTCACCTGGTCATGGCGGTGGATGCCGGCGTACGGCGTCTCCGTCGACCTGCGCCTGGACGCGCTCGCCGAGCTCATGGTGCTGCTCGCGGCGGGCGTCGGCACCCTCGTCATGCTCTACTGCGCCTCGTACTTCACCGACGGGACCCCGCAGCTGGCCCGGTTCGCCGGGAACCTGCTCGCCTTCGCGGGCGCCATGCTCGCCCTCGTCCTGGCCGACGACCTGATCCTGCTCTACGTCTTCTGGGAACTGACCACCGTCTTCTCGTACCTGCTGATCGGGCACGGCAGCGAGCAGAAACAGAACCGCAGATCCGCGCTCCAGGCGCTCGTCGTCACCACCCTCGGCGGCCTCGCCATGCTCGTCGGCTTCCTGATCATCGGTCAGGCCGCCGGGACCTACCGCGTCTCCGCGATCGTCAGCGATCCGCCCGAGGCGACCGCCGCCGTGTCGGTCGCCCTGGTGCTCGTGCTGTGCGGGGCCCTGTCGAAGTCGGCGATCTGGCCGTTCAGCCTCTGGCTCCCGAACGCGATGGCCGCGCCGACCCCCGTCAGCGCCTATCTGCACGCCGCGGCCATGGTCAAGGCGGGCGTCTATCTGCTGGCCAGGCTCGGCCCCGGCTTCGCCGACGTCCCCGTCTGGCGTCCCGTCGTCCTCGTGCTCGGCGCCGCGACCATGCTGCTCGGCGGCTGGCGGGCGCTGCGCCTAAACGACCTCAAGCTCGTCCTCGCCTACGGCACCGTCAGCCAGCTCGGCTTCATCACCGTCCTCGCGGGCGCGGGCAACCGGGACGCCGCCCTCGCCGCAGCCGTCATGATCCTGGGGCACGCCCTCTTCAAGGCCCCGCTGTTCCTCGTCACCGGCATCGTCGACCACGCCACCGGCACCCGGGACCTGCGCCGTCTCTCCGGCGTCGGCCGGGCACTGCCGTGGGTGTGCGCGGTCGCGGTGACCGCCGCCGCCTCCATGGCCGCACTGCCCCCGCTGCTCGGCTTCGTGGCGAAGGAGGCCGCCTTCGAGGCGCTGCTGCACGGGGATCTCGCCGACCGGTGGACGCTCGCCGCCACCGTGGTGGGTTCGGCCCTGACCGTCGCGTACACCGCCCGGTTCGTCTGGGGCGCCTTCGCCCGGAAACCCGGCGTCGAGAACACCCCGACGCACTGCGTCGGCCCGGCGTTCCTCGCACCCCCGGCCCTGCTGGCCGTCTGCGGGCTCGCGCTGGGCCCCGGCGTCGGACTGACCGACCGGCTGCTGAGCACGTACGCCGACTCCTTCCCGGCCTCGGAGCACCCGTACCACCTGGCGCTCTGGCACGGTCTCGGCCCCGCCCTGCTCCTTTCGGCCCTGGCGTGGGCGGGCGGCGCGGTCCTCTTCGCCGGGCGGGCCACCGTGATCCGGCTGTCGCGGCGGATCGCCTGGCCGACCGCAGACCGGGTCTTCGGTCATCTGCTGCTCGGTCTGGAGCGGGTCGCGCTCCAGATCACCGGTTTCGTCCAGCGCGGCTCGCTCTCCGTGTACCTCGCCACCAGCCTGCTGGTGATGCTGGGCGGGCAACTGGCGGTGCTCGGCAACGACCGGCCCTGGCACGGAGCGGCGGCGCCGCGCCTGTGGGACGCGCCGCTCCAGGGCGCGGTGGCCGCGCTCACCTGCGCCGCGGCGCTGTGCTGTCTGACCGTCAGCCGCCGGATGAAGGCCGTCGTGCTGGCCGGACTGACGGGTTACGGGGCCGCTCTGCTGTTCGTCGTGCAGGGCGCCCCGGACCTGGCGCTCACCCAGTTCTGCGTCGAGACGGTCTCGATGATCGTGTTCGTGCTGGTGCTGCGCCGGATGCCGGTGCACTTCCAGGAGTCCGTCAGCACCTGGCGGCGGGCCACGCGGGTGCCGGTGGCGCTGGCCGCTGCGACCACCCTCGGCGTGGTCGTGTGGGTCTCCGCCGCCGCCCGCACGGCCGATCCGGCGGGTGCGGCCATGGTCGACGAGGTCCGGCACCACGGCCTCAAGGACGTCGTCGCCACCATCCTGGTCGACCTGCGCGCCTGGGACACCATGGGGGAGTCCGCGGTGCTGGCCGCCGCGGCGATCGGGGTGACCAGCCTGATCTATCTGCACCGCCGCAGCGACGGAACCACCCTGCGGGAACAGCCCGGCGGCCGGACGGCCTGGTCGCTCACCGCCCCCGGGGCGAGCGGCGGGCCGCAGGGCGACGAGGGAGCGCCCGAGCGCAGCTGGCTCGCGGCCGGCTCGACGCTCGCCCCCGAACACCGGTCGGTCGTCTTCGAGGTGGTCGCCCGGCTGATCTTCCACCCGATCCTGGTGCTCTCGCTCTATCTGCTGTTCTGCGCGGAGAACCTGCCGGGCGGCGGTTTCGTGGCCGGGCTCGTCGCGGGCGTCGCCCTGATCACCCGGTATCTGGCGGGCGGCCGGTTCGAGCTCGCCGAGGCCGCACCGCTCCAGCCGGGGCTCTTCACCGGCCTCGGCCTGACCGTCTCGACCGGTGTCGCCCTGCTCGGCCTCGTCGACGGAACGGTCCTCCACGCCTGGACCTTCCACGGACATCTGCCGGTGATCGGCGACTACCACCTCGGCACCCCGGTCATCTTCGACTTCGGTGTCTATCTGCTGGTCCTCGGCGTGGTCCTGGACATCGTCCGGGCGCTGGGCGCCAAGGTCGACCGGCAGATCGAACGGGCGGCGGCCGAACTCGCCTCCGCCCCGGGAGGCGGACGCTCATGA
- a CDS encoding Na+/H+ antiporter subunit D, which translates to MNALVPLPVLLPLCATGLSLAFGTRLKRFQRFISVAVLTAVLGLSVTLMIGADRHGPLTVHLGDFAPPLGITLVADRLSGLMLTISSAITLCVLVYSLGQGMADRDEETPVAIFHPAYLILVAGVSCTFLSGDLVNLFVGFEIMLVASFVLLTLGGTGPRVRAGSTYVIISLFSSMLFLTAIAMTYAATGTANFAQLATRLNELPLGVQTLIQAMLLTVFAIKAAVFPLAAWLPDSYPTAPAPVTAVFAGLLTKVGVYCMLRTETLLFPGNRLGDLLMAAALASMLIGILGAVAQTDLKRLLSFTLISHIGYMIFGIGLATREAYGGAIIYVVHHITVQTTLFLVAGLLERRDGTTELTRLGGVAKAAPLLAVLFFVPAMNLAGIPPLSGFIGKLGLMRAGVADGGVWAWLLVTGSAVASLLTLYVMAKVWNLAFWRAAPPDRAETGTVLESDDDSDDGDEEPGADRMPGTGDEEIPPRHRPAGRAVAATLTGRSVTTTNRLPRTMTAATGAAVALGLAFTVLAGPLTAFTDRSAGELLARTPYIEAVLGR; encoded by the coding sequence GTGAACGCCCTCGTCCCGCTGCCGGTGCTGCTGCCACTCTGCGCCACCGGTCTCAGCCTGGCCTTCGGCACCCGCCTCAAGCGCTTCCAGCGCTTCATCAGCGTCGCCGTGCTCACAGCCGTGCTGGGACTCTCGGTCACCCTGATGATCGGGGCCGACCGGCACGGCCCGCTCACCGTCCACCTGGGCGACTTCGCCCCGCCGCTGGGCATCACCCTGGTCGCCGACCGGCTGTCCGGGCTGATGCTGACCATCTCCTCGGCCATCACCCTCTGCGTGCTGGTCTACTCCCTGGGCCAGGGCATGGCCGACCGGGACGAGGAGACCCCGGTGGCGATCTTCCACCCGGCGTACCTCATCCTGGTCGCCGGAGTCTCCTGCACCTTCCTCTCGGGCGACCTGGTCAACCTGTTCGTCGGCTTCGAGATCATGCTCGTCGCGAGTTTCGTGCTGCTCACCCTCGGTGGCACCGGCCCACGTGTCCGCGCGGGCTCCACCTACGTGATCATCTCGCTCTTCTCGTCGATGCTGTTCCTGACCGCCATCGCCATGACGTACGCGGCCACCGGCACCGCCAACTTCGCCCAGCTCGCCACCCGGTTGAACGAACTCCCGCTCGGCGTGCAGACGCTGATCCAGGCGATGCTGCTGACCGTCTTCGCCATCAAGGCCGCGGTGTTCCCGCTCGCGGCCTGGCTCCCCGACTCCTACCCGACCGCGCCCGCCCCGGTGACCGCGGTCTTCGCCGGGCTCCTCACCAAGGTCGGCGTCTACTGCATGCTCCGTACCGAGACACTGCTCTTCCCCGGCAACCGGCTCGGCGATCTGCTGATGGCCGCCGCGCTGGCCTCGATGCTGATCGGCATCCTCGGCGCGGTCGCCCAGACCGACCTGAAGCGCCTGCTGTCCTTCACCCTCATCAGCCACATCGGTTACATGATCTTCGGGATCGGCCTCGCCACCCGGGAGGCGTACGGGGGCGCGATCATCTACGTCGTCCACCACATCACCGTCCAGACGACCCTCTTCCTGGTGGCGGGCCTCCTCGAACGCCGGGACGGCACCACCGAGCTCACCCGGCTCGGCGGAGTCGCCAAGGCAGCCCCGCTGCTCGCCGTCCTCTTCTTCGTACCGGCCATGAACCTGGCCGGTATCCCACCGCTGTCCGGGTTCATCGGAAAGCTCGGTCTGATGCGGGCCGGTGTCGCCGACGGCGGTGTGTGGGCGTGGCTCCTGGTCACGGGCTCCGCGGTGGCGAGCCTGCTCACGCTGTACGTGATGGCCAAGGTCTGGAACCTGGCGTTCTGGCGGGCGGCACCGCCCGACCGGGCCGAGACCGGCACCGTGCTGGAGTCGGACGACGACAGCGACGACGGCGACGAGGAGCCGGGCGCGGACAGGATGCCCGGTACCGGCGACGAGGAGATCCCGCCCAGGCACCGCCCGGCGGGCCGCGCCGTGGCCGCCACCCTCACCGGCCGCTCCGTGACCACCACGAACCGGCTGCCCCGGACCATGACGGCGGCCACCGGGGCGGCCGTCGCACTCGGTCTGGCCTTCACCGTGCTGGCGGGGCCGCTGACCGCGTTCACCGACCGTTCCGCGGGCGAACTCCTGGCCCGTACCCCCTACATCGAGGCGGTGCTCGGCCGATGA